A portion of the Eulemur rufifrons isolate Redbay chromosome 30, OSU_ERuf_1, whole genome shotgun sequence genome contains these proteins:
- the LOC138378964 gene encoding FK506-binding protein 5-like — MTRRRKGGGGMDSFFQLGGHLEESVEELFDTDDEPTITEPPVLEEEADSNDSKDPVLKEGDSCDQGQTTSDEKELDESTVSQRNVSDDVGEQDLGGNLSQPPNDPEANLAISDRKMPTDKKPTSVAKQPRKRKQKPKNICVPPAVKGRKKRGPSKKKPRAAKVEKPEAGFILPLDSSDKDNEPDEDSGPVATTTEAQKRPIGLETIDWESDGEYLRKEKKSRLFEISSDEESVEELFDTDDELTIIEPLIIEEDADSNDLKDPVLKEGDSCDQGQTISDEKELDESTVSQRNVSDDVGSLASEDAFVLGSKNV, encoded by the exons AAGAGTCTGTGGAGGAGTTATTTGATACTGACGATGAGCCGACCATCACGGAGCCTCCAGTACTTGAGGAAGAGGCTGACAGCAATGATTCGAAGGATCCTGTGCTAAAAGAAGGGGATTCATGTGATCAGGGCCAAACTACCTCAGATGAGAAAGAGCTGGATGAGTCTACTGTGTCCCAGCGCAATGTATCCGATGATGTTGGTGAGCAGGATCTTGGTGGAAACCTCAGCCAGCCACCAAATGATCCTGAGGCTAACCTAGCGATTTCAGATAGAAAGATGCCAACTGATAAAAAGCCTACATCTGTGGCGAAACAACcgaggaaaaggaagcaaaaacccaaaaatatttgtgtgccgCCTG CCGTTAAAGGACGAAAAAAGCGTGGGCCTTCCAAGAAGAAACCCAGAGCAGCAAAAGTTGAAAAACCTGAGGCTGG tttcaTTCTCCCGCTTGATTCCAGCGATAAAGACAATGAGCCTGATGAAGACAGTGGGCCCG TTGCGACCACAACGGAAGCACAGAAGAGACCAATCGG CTTGGAGACGATTGACTGGGAATCTGATGGTGAATACTTgcgaaaggaaaagaaatccaggCTATTTGAAATAAGCAGTGATG AAGAATCTGTGGAGGAGTTATTTGATACTGACGATGAGCTGACCATCATAGAGCCTCTAATAATTGAGGAAGATGCTGACAGCAATGATTTGAAGGATCCTGTGCTAAAAGAAGGGGATTCATGTGATCAGGGCCAAACTATCTCAGATGAGAAAGAGCTGGATGAGTCTACTGTGTCCCAGCGCAATGTATCCGATGATGTTG GATCTCTGGCCTCTGAGGATGCCTTTGTCCTTGGATCAAAGAATGTGTAG